In one window of Macadamia integrifolia cultivar HAES 741 chromosome 2, SCU_Mint_v3, whole genome shotgun sequence DNA:
- the LOC122065204 gene encoding RING-H2 finger protein ATL78-like, which translates to MSIFSPVSPPIASPPSSSNIYIYHTYQGAALTFILVSILPILYCILWCSLHVAILDCRRRRQLSVSVTADTEAFPLQVCEQPRQQYQQEPCSNIDGKGELNPECPICLEEAEAEVDVEAEAEAEAEAEAEAGAETEAVSWQLVPECNHRFHELCLNRWLKLSRTCPLCRVTTQLEAYVSLV; encoded by the coding sequence ATGTCCATCTTCTCTCCAGTCTCCCCTCCCATAGCttctcctccatcttcttcaaATATTTACATATACCATACTTACCAGGGCGCTGCCTTAACCTTCATCCTTGTGTCTATTTTGCCCATACTTTACTGCATATTATGGTGCTCACTCCATGTAGCAATCTTAGATTGCCGAAGGAGAAGACAATTATCTGTCTCAGTTACTGCTGATACAGAAGCCTTTCCTCTTCAAGTTTGTGAGCAACCCAGACAACAATATCAGCAAGAGCCGTGTAGTAATATAGATGGAAAAGGGGAGCTAAATCCTGAGTGCCCAATTTGCTTGGAGGAAGCCGAGGCAGAGGTAGATGtagaggcagaggcagaggcagaggcagaggcagaaGCAGAGGCAGGAGCAGAAACAGAGGCAGTATCATGGCAATTAGTGCCAGAGTGCAACCATAGATTTCATGAGCTATGCCTGAACCGGTGGTTGAAATTGTCACGGACCTGTCCACTTTGCCGGGTCACTACTCAACTCGAAGCTTATGTTTCTTTGGTttga